atatttttctaaacgCTATTGTGCATGATATAAGAATGtatctatttttaaataacaaaatactaaaattaataaaaaagaaaaatatacgcaaaaaaaaacataaaataaaatgtaaaaaaaagaaattaaggAATAAGTACTTATACGGTATGAAGGCTACActacattttttaacaaagaaaaaagaatatattttaagtaaaGACAATTTAAAGAGATGTAAAGTAAATCATAAAAAGAGATATGAAGAAGGAACgtttgattttttaaataaagaatcTACAGATAGCAAAAATTTTGACAATTTAAATTCAATAGAAAAAtacaacaattttttaatagataATTACAACTCTTTAAAAGGTTATACCATCCTATTTGATGATAACTTTAGGgattttattaaatctaAGGTAATTAATTTAGACTATAatgattataaatatttaatggaTTCATTAAATGAGGATACGAACTTTTTAAGTTCTCAAGATATCATGGATTATTCTctacttatacatatagatatatcaaattttgaaataatttttaaaattattgatTATTTAAGACCATATACATGGGACAAATCAGTAGAAAATTTCAGCAAAAGTGTATTGTATTTAACAAAAGGATATAGACCAACTATTATACAGTctgaatattataaaaaaagattcttaagtaatattaaaaaatatatattttattatattccaATTTATtctcttaaaaaaaaaattgtttttaaaataggTAATAGTAAGGGCACATTTCCAGTGGTAACCTTAGATAAAAGTCATCCATACAAAAcgtactttttttataatctctttaatataataataagataTTATACCAAtttctatgtatatatgaaattatttaattccaATAATAGGTTATTGCATGAAAACTGTTTtgctaaaaatatttattcccaaaagaatattatgatttttttaagttattaCTTTAAAGAGTATTTcatacaaaataatgaagaaaaaaaggaaaactaTATCCATCTTTCGGATCCCTAttctcatttaaaaaatataaccaCTTGTAATTTCTTCCCATATAACGTATATTCAGACTCCCTCAAAAAGGTATTGACCATATGTGATACTAATAggaatgaacaaaaaatgttagcaataaaatataatagtagCAACATTGATAGCAACATGCCTTATTTCAATAAGGAGCAGACtactaatataatatatgaagatAGCGAATATCTGCATAGTATTGTTTTACCTTACATCACATTGGAGCAATGCGCCTTGCGCAGTAGCAATAATGATGGTAATACTGGCAATACAGCATGTAGAAACACAGTAAGTGGTAACAACATTGATAACCTCTTCCCAGCCTTTAGCAAGAacaatatttgtttttctaaCTGCTCGGGGAATGTTGACTTGGCAAGTTACATGCCGGGTATTTCAAAAATGAactcaaatttttttagttcaAATAATTACTTTGACGAAGCAGAATttgagaaattaaaaaagaaattttataaaagaatttctgaatttcaaataaaaattttaaaaaatttacaaaaaaataaattgaaaattgAAAATGCTTCCTACTATGTTCAAAATAATGTGTACCTGGAAATGAATGATGTGAATATGCATTATacgaatataaattatttagatgcttttaacatttttaatatttgtgAAAATAGTTTTAACAATAAATGCAAAAGGGGAAGGCGccgaaaaaaagaacaaatccTTTTGTATATTCCGTCCTATTTTCTCTTCGTTTTGAATAAGTAGCCAAAGCCACAAGAAAAGTTATGTGAGATGGTGGTGAAAAATGGGAAGATCCACATGTTGAATGGAGGAAACGTTTCTAATTGGTTAATAGccctttattttattatactctattttgttttattatattttattctattctattttgttttattctattttattatacactattttgttttattatattttattctattctattttgttttattctattttattatacactattttgttttattatattttattctattctattttgttttattatattttattctattctattttgttttattctattttattatacactattttgttttattatattttattctattctattttgttttattatattttattctattctattttgttttattatattctattttgttttattctattctattttgttttattctattctattttgttttattctattttattatacactattttgttttattatattttattctattctattttgttttattctattctattttgttttattatattttattctattctattttgttttattctattttgttttattatattttatttttattttttttttttgtaaatttttaaaacagcACACTGCCTGCAATCTGTACCGCATGTTgtaaatatgtgtatttatatgaagTTACGCTTTGTTACCATTTGCcgtttatttttgttcttttgataaaaaaggctgatatgttatattataaatgtatatgcttTTTAACGAGGTAAttgtttttgtatatattttattaattttattttgcatttttttttttttttttggcttgTTATTTGGAGTTATATAAATCTTGTAATTTTGTTCCACAAACGTACagtaatatttgtattattccGTTGCtgctataaaatatatcaaaagtTTGAACAATTGGACAGTTGGACAGCTGCTATTTGTTAGTGTTGTACTAGGTCTTTTGTGTTCACTTTGATTTTTTGtgtgttattttatttttttttttcataatttgcAATTCCTTAGTATTGTTAATATAACTCTGATATGTTTCATCCCATTTAATTGAAATATTACGCATTTTTCCGACATACAGTTATgcttgtatttatttatttatatttaaaccaattttaactatttaaaaataaggaaaaaatacaagAACGTTATTATGGCTGACTTTGAGTATCGCCCTATGgacttatatttattattgtaattttttacaatgtATGAAGGTATGTGGTTCAGTGGTGTATGATGTAAAAGGTTTGTTGtgcttaataaaaaagaaaaaaggtaCACACACACGCACACccatgaatatatatgcacaaacatatatatatacacacacacacacgaagttaatataataaaataataacaaatgtGTGATAAGTATCAGATAGGGTATCTTCttattatagtaaaataaaaagagaaaaacaaaaattttgtaacGATGTATCACTGCCTTATTGACGTATCTCAAAATGGCACACCATATGTTtaattcgttttttttttttttttttcaaaaatatccATAACATTTATGTTCTgttgtatattatttattagtgGATGAAATTCTGAATATATCTAAAAACAGTTTTCCTTATAACTAAAATGTTATAGGGCATAAATCTATACATtcaaaatgaattttttcgTTACAACGAATGGttagtatgtatgtacgtactGGCTGTATAtatagttcttttttttttttttttttttttgactgCTATAAGTGCATACATTGAATAAAGTGCaggtaaattataatatatatatatatatatatatatatatattatatatgtatatacttatatatatgtgcttatgtatatataacatagctgtgatgaaaaaataaaatatagcgTTCCATTTATCTTTGTCAAGTAGCTAGTACTGCTAGTAGGAATAGCTTATAAAACACATCTTGGTCATATACGTGTgccataaatattatatattactaggcaatatttatattaccaAAAATAGCGTGCGCACATTTCAAGAAAGCAATCAGaaaggtaaaaaatgaaaataaagggaaaaaaaaaaaaaaaaaaaggaaataatatttctatatgaCGTCAGCTTGAAAgttcatctttttttcttttgttttattatttttctcttttttatatgttccATAACTAAAATTTGCATTTGCAATTTTAGTATTGTGCACACGCACAgttttattatgtacatatataatatacatattgtaAACTAATTTGAAATAGATTTATAAGAACTAGGGGATCTATGATTTATAATGTTTTCTacacaatattttataaaaacataaaaggtaaatatttaaaacatgTTGGCTAAAAAGTGTACTATTTATTTGCTTACAAGTATTTGAccttttgtaaatatatatataagctcaaagaatataaaaaaggcaCACAAAAACAAGAGGTTATGAAActtaagtatgtatgtatgtatgtatgtatgtatgtatgtatgtatgtatgtatgtatgtatgtatgtatgtatgtatgtatgtatgtatgtatgtatgtatgtatgtatgtatgtatgtatgtatgtatgtacgtagtATATGCTATACgaatgtacataatatttattgtatatatatatatttttaaaatgaaataatataaacacgatttatcctttttaatgAACCATCTGCAccgcaaataaaaaaaagaaaagaaatttttttttttttaatttaacgtttttttatatctacaACTCTTTGTCATATTAAAAGGTGCTAAGTTGAAGTGTTTTACCTTCAAATTTCTTTGGGCGTGACATAAAGAGATGATAACTCGCATCATACATGTGtatcatatgtatatataatataatacactACATTGTAgcatgttttatttttttttatttttttttatctatcaCTTTCTCATCTTTTTCAGTATTATAACCcgaaagaagaaaattcgTAATgtagtaaataaaatttaaaaaattcaagaaataaaaaaaaaaaaaaagcatatatttttatttacttaaaaattatataacattttaaaaataaaaaaatcgaagaaagagaaaaaaaaaataagaagcaTATTATGTCGAAATTAagcaaattttatataaaattttagagaacataccattttttatttttcttcatcgCTGCATTCtgcaaatattaatatacgaGCACAgttttgtttattaaaaCTATACTTCCTTCTATTaatcgttttattttttcttattttattttttatttataaaaaatggatatGCTAAATCCACAATTCGAAGAGATCGGAAAGGAATTTGTGAACCATTACTTTCAGTTATTTAATACAGGAAggttataaaaatttgaaattagtaaaaaaaataagcaaaataagcaaaataagcaaaataaacaaaataaacaaaataaagaaaaaaattgaccTACCATTAATATATAGCCTTTTTCCTAGACTAAATTagcgcatatatatatgtatatacacatgttaACCTGCGCAAAGTTTACAttcgtatgtatatgtatatatatatatatacatgctttcatatatacacacatgtaaATGTGTTTATTGCATTTATCCCCTGTATTTAGAAACGAACTAGCCGCGTTATATAAAGACATTAGTATGATGAGCTTTGAAAACGACCAGTGTAGAGGAACAAGTCAAATAATAGAACGTTTGAATAAATTGCCTCCAACAGTGGTTCATAAATGTTTAAGTTTAGATATACAACCAACTCCAAACAACGGAATATTAATCTTAGTATGTGGagatattattattgaaGAGAATAAACCATTAAAGTTCGTTAGAAGTTTTCATCTTTTCCCTTTACCTAGTGGAGGCTATTTTAgtaacaatttattttattatgtacttATGTCTTTTGCACTGATATATCATGTGCTTTTTACGTATAAAGCTTGTTCTTGTTCATGTAGTTGTTTGTATAGTTATTCATGTGGTTAATCTCGTTCTTGTTCATATAGTTGTTTGTATAGTTATTCATATGGTTAATCTTGTTCTTGTTCATATCCATATTCGTATCCATAttcatattcttttatttacgttccttcctttttttttttttttttttagtttttaatGACTTATTCAGGTTTTGCATTAGTTAAGTGAACATAACTTAAGGCATAGAGTATGAGGGGGAACATTGTTAttaagtttttatttatctcattttatataaattgatTTCAGTTTATCTACATATATTGCAGTTTATCTACATTTATTTCAGTTCATCTATACAAATCTTAATTTATctcattaattattttttttttattttattttatttttttttttgaatcaatttaataattcaaCAGTTTAACAATGTAGCATTTTAATGGTTTAACTATTTAGCAATTTAAtagttttattaattatttattctatttatgGTTATTATATGTCTAATTCTGcttcattttcatatatattattttaaggTAAGTCTTAGGAGCAATTagaaaggaataaaaaaaaaaaataaaaatattattttatattttattaatagaaaagaaaTGTTTCATCTACGCACGCAATTAATAttgtgtacatacatatatgtatacatatatgtacgtataaacTTTATAGACACGCATATGATTTggttcaatatttttttcctctatAATGGTATAatgatacataaaaaatatattaaatttaaaataagttTATATTTGAAGCAACCTTCCATTTTGAAGggagaaataataatagcctTTCCAAAAACATTTTGTtgaaatacttaaaaaagaaatgatgaATTAGAGTTTTTCATAAATCTgcaatttgtattttataaagatATTAATCTTATAAGTTGACTCAGAAAAGACTAAATAAGAAATTTACAATGGAAAGGAATACACGAATGTACGAAATAATGTAACAtcattcttttattttaatttgtaatcctccatttatataattgtatgaTGTAATACTTtagcataataaaaaaaatatatatatatatattattttgtaatataaatgtaattaagTTATATAgtaccctttttttttaagcgtagtttattatgaaatttataaggatgttataaaatttactatattatttttaggtATGTGAGCGAAAATTTATCCTCACGTGTGTGTATAATGTGCTTACAAatagtataataattatgcCTAAATATTTTAACCCACATAAgtgttgtttttttaattttttttggaaaattttCATGGGCAATCAgttttgtttaatttatgtGTACCTATTGTGTACATAtccttatatatacattaccTCATATATTTACTGTGTATAAATTCCACAGTTTTTCCTTTCCTTTTGTGCAATATAATTCAttcctatatatatttgtccagaaatacacaaataaaaagaaaaagttaaAGAAAATGTTCCATTTACCCTTTGCCTTTAAGACTTATTTTAGCGAAAATGCAAATGCCACACGAAAAAGCAGAcacaatttttcttttatttatttttcaaaatgggGAGGCATTTCTAACAAGTGCtaattaaatgtattcacacatacatatacatatgaatatacatatataaatatgttatacgagtatatacatgtttaatACATACACgaatatgtttatacatttacaaatatgtacgcatacaaatatgtttatacccATACAAATACGTTATACACGTAcaattatgtacatacatgtaccATCTCTTATTAGACAAAAAATACTTGTGATGACTTTTTTGTCTActagtattatttataatacctttccattttttacaatcttatatttaaaataaggTAAATTTATCATgcgaaaggaaaaaaaagaggaaaatggtaacgcattttttttgttagtaAATATTTGCAAATTGTTTCATAGTAAAAAGTGCGTAGTTTTATTCACAAAAATAGTATAGTTTTCCGCATAAAAATCGCATAATTTTACCCACAAAAACAGCATAGTTTTACCAACAAAAGCATACGTAAGTTCTATTTCCCCCCCCTTTCCCCTATACCtttatgtaatttaaaaaattgcccttatttttaagaaaaatataaatgaggGAAAATACTTGGAATCAAAAGGATCCCCTACATTTTATAATCAACGAAGAagaagaatttttaaatatatttaattataaaaatgtaaaatgttataaatcCTCTAGCTATATCTATATTGGGCAAACCACAAGTACACAATATACTCTATAATGCATTGTGTGAATCATCtgataatttgttttaacacacaatggaaaaaaaaaatatataattttcttaacaTTAAATTTCTAgtattttttagtaattcATAGTaatctattaaaaaatagcTAATTGCacgttttaaaaaaaacgcTAAAACATTGATAgcatagaaaaaattataagtaaaattaattactTGATTCGAAATCACgcgcatacatatatatatatatatatatatgtatgctcGCGCatattgctttattttttgtggTACCTGCAGGAGAGAACGAAGATTGCGGGGGAAAAGAAAACGAGTGCGAAGgacgaaataaaaaaagcaaagaTATCAAAAAAACTGAAACAAAAGAATACGCATCAAATAATCAAGAAAAGACagataagaaaaagaaaaagataagtaataaaaatataaaagatggGTATGGAATTTTAATAACTCTAAGCAAAAACATTTCCAATGAAGAAATAttagtaaataaatttatcgGTAACTGGAATAATGGCAAAAAAAGTGGTTTAGGacttaacatatttttaaacaaaaatatatattttggttactatgaaaataatttaagaaatGGTTGGGGTTATTTTAAATGGAAGAATAGCGGTTCTACTTATGAAGGTAATTGGCTTAATAATTCTATGAATGGTAAAGGAATGTATAGGAATAGGAGTTTTACATTCGATGGTGCGTTTTATAATAACAAGTTTATGAATTCTTATGGTGAATGGGTTGACGTATTTGAGTTGGAAAGAAGGAGTAGTAAAACTACAATGGTAAACACGAATATAATTTCTAGAAATAGCAACAGTAATAGCAGTAGTAATGGCAGttgtaatagtaataataatggagGTGATGGTATagatttaattttactaccttttgattttttaaaaattaatttgaaaaaaattgctcatataattaaatacagTTTTAACAAAATCCCCTTCATTATGTGCTCTAAAAAGTTTACGGAGAAATATACCAATTTTAATTTGTCtaaacttatatttttaagttattACTGTAGCTCCGCTGAATTAATAAGCGATATGAAGTTGCAGCATTTACTTTTTGATGATTCTGAAAATAATGTTtgcgaaaaaaaagaagatagaAAGGAAGAGATTAAAAAAGAGGGAAAAGCATGTTTGAAGTCAAGGTTCAATAAGTATAATTCTTCTTTATCCGAAAACTCTACTCGCTCAGACTTTGATGACCAACTAACTAATGCAAAAATCCAAAATGAGAACAGCAATTTTATTGATTCTAATCATTCTAGTAATTCTGAAGAGTTTCAAGAGGACAACCATTGTAGTGTTTCTAACGCACTTAACTTTTCAAGTGCATCTGACACAAATGCCACTTCAGACTCCTCTAGTTTCTCCAGTTTATCATTCATTTCTAGAAGTTCACGTATGAAAATGGATAGACGTGTTGATAaggatataaataattataatgagCTCATATCGAATCATATTGCTTTGAATGAAAACGAAAGTAAAGAAGGTACTAGTGGAAGTATGTTAAAGGAGTACATAAAAAGTACGAGTAAATCAAATTCCTCAAAGGGTGAAAAGAGTCGTAAAACATGTTCAGaaagtagtaataataatactaacaCAAGTgattatcataataatagtgAGGAGAACCATAATAATTGCTTCAATTCAgaagaaattaaaagaaatgaaatacacaatttaattaacaaatacttaaatatttatgtggAACCTGAAGACAGTGGTAGTGATTACTCCATAATGTCCAGTGGGACAGAAAATAAtgacaataatataaatttgagtaaggataaaaaagaagaatatattCTCAAAAAAAGCAAAGTGCCGAAAAAACATGAAATACTTAAGGATGTAGAAGAAGAAGATACACAAGAAGGATTAATCCCCCACAGACAAACGAACTCTAAACGCATAGACATAAATGACACTAATGGTGAACAAAATGATTACTCaactaatattaataaacaaattgaaaatgaaatagaaaaaataaaaatagacattaattttttgcatAAATTAACCAGCTGTAATTTATCCTGCACATATATGATAAAgagaaagataaaaaaatctTTGATGATGAAATATCCATTCATAATTAGCTTAAATATGAGAAACATCATAAATAAACATGAAAAGTTAGCTAGCGAATTACTCCTACGAAATTGCAAGATACCCGATTATTGGTAATAAAATTAGGGGCACAAAACATATCAGCACACCGCTAATGTGTAGTAGTACGCTATTAATGCTTAGTAGAACACCGTTAATGTATCACTAATGGATGTGCCTTCGCATTTGAAAAACTgctgatatatatacatacaaatgtaCGTGCGTCATATGCTTTTTCTGCAGGGCTTTAGAGAACTATTTTGGTAGCTCAGAGAACAAGCATCCTGAAGAAATTTTTACACCTCTGTACTTCgattttaataattcataCAAAGATCCTACTAATCATTCCTGGATGGGTGAATATAACaacttaaataaaaatgaattccAACAGAAATGCAATCTTAACTTCTTCCTGATTACTGATTTACTAGTAGATGAAACAAAAGatatacaatatttaaaaagtttaataaaaaataaatttagcagttatttatatttaaataacttGTTCTTTGTGGTAATTGAGTAGTTACCactatttttcttatataaacagttaaaaaaaaaaaaaaaatcataatgACTCTTCATTATACAAAGTATACTGCATTTtgttatgttttaaaatgtaaaaaagggGATAAGGCATGGGAAAAACTTAAAAGCTAATTAAAACTTATGATATCTCC
This genomic interval from Plasmodium brasilianum strain Bolivian I chromosome 13, whole genome shotgun sequence contains the following:
- a CDS encoding hypothetical protein (conserved Plasmodium protein) yields the protein MRENTWNQKDPLHFIINEEEEFLNIFNYKNVKCYKSSSYIYIGQTTRENEDCGGKENECEGRNKKSKDIKKTETKEYASNNQEKTDKKKKKISNKNIKDGYGILITLSKNISNEEILVNKFIGNWNNGKKSGLGLNIFLNKNIYFGYYENNLRNGWGYFKWKNSGSTYEGNWLNNSMNGKGMYRNRSFTFDGAFYNNKFMNSYGEWVDVFELERRSSKTTMVNTNIISRNSNSNSSSNGSCNSNNNGGDGIDLILLPFDFLKINLKKIAHIIKYSFNKIPFIMCSKKFTEKYTNFNLSKLIFLSYYCSSAELISDMKLQHLLFDDSENNVCEKKEDRKEEIKKEGKACLKSRFNKYNSSLSENSTRSDFDDQLTNAKIQNENSNFIDSNHSSNSEEFQEDNHCSVSNALNFSSASDTNATSDSSSFSSLSFISRSSRMKMDRRVDKDINNYNELISNHIALNENESKEGTSGSMLKEYIKSTSKSNSSKGEKSRKTCSESSNNNTNTSDYHNNSEENHNNCFNSEEIKRNEIHNLINKYLNIYVEPEDSGSDYSIMSSGTENNDNNINLSKDKKEEYILKKSKVPKKHEILKDVEEEDTQEGLIPHRQTNSKRIDINDTNGEQNDYSTNINKQIENEIEKIKIDINFLHKLTSCNLSCTYMIKRKIKKSLMMKYPFIISLNMRNIINKHEKLASELLLRNCKIPDYWALENYFGSSENKHPEEIFTPLYFDFNNSYKDPTNHSWMGEYNNLNKNEFQQKCNLNFFLITDLLVDETKDIQYLKSLIKNKFSSYLYLNNLFFVSVHMNVPAFVSPLLYNVFAPNANEIF
- a CDS encoding nuclear transport factor 2 — translated: MDMLNPQFEEIGKEFVNHYFQLFNTGRNELAALYKDISMMSFENDQCRGTSQIIERLNKLPPTVVHKCLSLDIQPTPNNGILILVCGDIIIEENKPLKFVRSFHLFPLPSGGYFSNNLFYYFLMTYSGFALVK